One Coccinella septempunctata chromosome 8, icCocSept1.1, whole genome shotgun sequence genomic window carries:
- the LOC123319265 gene encoding uncharacterized protein LOC123319265: MIEFYFDSSYFSFGGNIYLQLDGSAMGNPLSPILAEIAMDELVSSVLANLPFVLPFFWLYVDDSITAVPEEEFDTILDYFNAFNPKLQFTMETERDNKLAFLDVEVHRKECGTLLTNWFTKPTSSGRILNYHSYNPIGHKLSTVKGLLHRMMNLIHHTFHDSNLRTIKNILKMNNYPNTFVNKCLNSYFRQHRAFNNSEKPPCKFYKFPFIDGLSQRISTVFDSNTKLAFYNVRSTKCLYTRLKDPTPLLSLSNVIYKIPCSCGKSYIGQTKQYLKSRISQHTNDCKNQNQNKPNKTALASHHFETGHSFIFEDVTVLDREANWFKRNVGEMIQINLADTVNLRSDCANLSIIYSNILNIYARQNIKFR, from the coding sequence ATGATTGAGTTTTATTTCGATTCGAGTTACTTCAGTTTTGGAGGGAACATATATTTACAGCTAGACGGAAGTGCCATGGGCAACCCTCTTAGTCCAATTCTAGCAGAGATAGCAATGGATGAGTTGGTGTCTTCGGTGTTGGCGAACTTACCTTTTGTTCTTCCCTTCTTCTGGTTATACGTGGATGATTCGATCACAGCAGTGCCCGAGGAGGAATTCGATACCATCCTAGATTACTTCAATGCATTCAACCCAAAACTTCAGTTTACCATGGAGACAGAAAGAGATAATAAACTAGCCTTTCTAGATGTTGAAGTACATAGAAAAGAGTGTGGAACCCTACTTACGAATTGGTTCACCAAGCCAACTAGCTCGGGCAGAATTTTAAATTACCACTCCTACAACCCTATTGGCCATAAGTTGAGTACTGTTAAGGGTTTACTTCACAGAATGATGAACCTCATTCACCATACCTTTCATGACTCCAATTTGAGAACTATTAAAAACATTCTCAAGATGAACAATTACCCGAATACCTTCGTGAATAAGTGCTTAAATTCTTACTTCAGACAACATAGGGCCTTTAACAACTCAGAAAAGCCTCCGTGTAAGTTTTACAAGTTTCCTTTCATTGATGGGCTTTCACAGAGAATAAGTACAGTGTTCGACAGCAATACCAAATTGGCCTTTTACAATGTCAGATCCACCAAGTGTTTATACACGCGTTTGAAAGATCCCACACCGTTATTATCGTTGTCAAACGTAATATATAAGATACCATGTTCTTGCGGGAAATCATATATTGGCCAGACCAAACAGTACCTAAAGTCGAGGATAAGCCAACATACCAACGATTGTAAAAACCAGAATCAGAATAAACCAAACAAAACAGCGTTAGCATCACACCATTTTGAAACTGGACACTCTTTTATATTCGAAGATGTCACAGTGCTAGATCGGGAGGCCAATTGGTTTAAACGCAACGTGGGGGAGATGATCCAAATAAACTTGGCCGACACTGTCAACCTAAGAAGTGACTGCGCTAATCTTAGCATTATATATAGCAACATACTAAATATATACGCACgacaaaatattaaattcaggtag